DNA sequence from the Halobacterium sp. DL1 genome:
GACGGCGAACATTCTTTCTAGCTGGTTGAGGCTCCCGACGTACCGGCGAAGGTCGTCGCGGTGGCCAAGCGCATGGTAAGCGCCGTCCTCGGTTTTCCTAATTAGCCCGTCGTTGTTGAGGCGAGTAAGAGACGTTTTGACCGTTCCAGAAGCGATGTCGAGCCGATCGTGAATATCGCCGGCGCTGAACCCACTGCCCGGGTTGTTGTAGAGGAACACAACGATATCGGATTTCGCAGTCCCCGGGGTGAGGTCGATATCAGTGGCTTTTGTGTCCGAGGGCATGGGATATCATCAATTATACGTCGTGTAGTAACGGGGTTTCGGTATCCTCCCCGGGATCCCTCACGGACGGTATTCCCGGCATGGCATGCGCAGTCTTACAGCCCGCAATGACGAAGACAGAGCAACTCCAATAGCCTGAGAAAATCTTGGAGATCAGAATCTGTCCCGCGCACAGGTTGCTAGAGCCGGTCAGGTAGTGACCCTGTTGCGCGGAGCTAAGGGCTCGCAGGCATTTGAACTGTGAGTATAATGCCGCCTCCCCGATTTGAACGGGGGACAGCTCGATCTTCAGTCGAGTGCTCTCCCAGTCTGAGCTAAGGCGGCTCGCAGTCGATGGGACGGCAGTCGGGGGAAAAAGGGTTTCGAATCCCCCGCAGCAGGACGCCGCCCTCGCGGAACTCGTCCCCGAAGGTCCATCGACGCCCCGGTCCGAGGGCGTCTCGACCCCTCTAACATGCGGACTTCGATGAAAACGCCCATAGCGCGGAAAAATCCTGTAGTGCGGGCTTAATGGCGGCTTAATTCTCGCGTCAGGCTCCAAGCATCCCGGCGCAGTATGACGGTTGGCTGACGCCGAACTTGTTAGTTTGACACTACTTGGCAGGGAAGTTTAAGTATAAGCGGGTGTAAGCACGCCGTGGGATGGTTCCCGGAGGGGGTGGCTCCGTGACGAGCCGAGGGGGGCACACCGACCGTTCCGCACCAGTGCACGACCAAAACCATGAAGAAAATCAGCTTGTTCGACATGCCGGACGACGACGAACGTGGAGTTTCGCCGGTCATCGGGGTCATCCTGATGGTCGCTATCACAGTCATCCTGGCCGCCGTCATCGCGACGTTCGTGCTCGGATTCCCGGACCAGGTGAGCCAGAACGTGAACGCCGGTGCGGACATCAGTGAGAACAGTCAGGGGAACGCTACCGTGACCTGGATCAGCGAAGGGAACGCGGTCAATCTGAGCGTCTCAGCAAAGGGAGCTGAACTAGAACCCACTGCGGGGAATATCAGTTCAGTTGG
Encoded proteins:
- a CDS encoding flagellin, whose translation is MKKISLFDMPDDDERGVSPVIGVILMVAITVILAAVIATFVLGFPDQVSQNVNAGADISENSQGNATVTWISEGNAVNLSVSAKGAELEPTAGNISSVGGTVNVYQTSNPTKTVNVVVTAYGESGTQTVVAQKEVTLENASA
- a CDS encoding CopY family transcriptional regulator — protein: MPSDTKATDIDLTPGTAKSDIVVFLYNNPGSGFSAGDIHDRLDIASGTVKTSLTRLNNDGLIRKTEDGAYHALGHRDDLRRYVGSLNQLERMFAVKNYDEHTNIDGPQLEDIDEDELDAEITALEAERNQE